The Teredinibacter sp. KSP-S5-2 genomic interval ACTTAATATCTGTTTTGCCAAGTTACCTGAGTCTGTTCTTCTCCGGCGCTAACTACTTATTAATGATTCGTTTGTTCCGGGTACTACGGGTTTTCAGAGTATTCAAGTTATTCCGTTACTTGTCCGAAGCGAATGTGTTAATACGCTCCCTGGGTATGGCGAGACGCAAAATCCTGGTGTTCTTTATATCGGTGTTGGTCTTGTCCACGGTGTTTGGCTCGCTTATGTATATTGTTGAAGGTGGCCAGAACGGTTTTAGCAGTATTCCCAAAAGTATCTATTGGACAATCGTGACCATTACCACCGTTGGTTACGGTGATATCACACCGCACACGGTACTAGGACAGTTCATTGCTTCTTTGGCGATGTTGACCGGCTATTCGATCATTGCCATCCCGACAGGAATTCTAACCGCCGAGTTATCACAGGAAATACAGCGAGAGCGCAATAATAAGGCTTGTGGTATTTGTGACCGGTATGGGCATGATGTCGATGCGCACTTCTGTAAATATTGCGGAGGGAAGATCCCCGATTGACGGCCGGTTTCAAGCAAGCGCAGGGCTGGGGGCTTTTATCTTCGCTGCTTTATGTGGTTCTACGGCAGTATTGTTGGGGTCAGTAAGCCAGTGAATTAATCGAAACTCTCCCGAGTGTTCTTCCACAATCGCCGTGCAGGACTCAACCCAGTCCCCCGTATTCAGGTACTGGAACCCTTCCGAATCTTTTATGGCTGCATGGTGGATGTGGCCACATATTACACCGTCAAAGTTTTGTTTTTTTACAGCCAGAGTCACTGCGTCTTCATAGTCATGAATGTACTGTTTTGCCCGCTTGATGTTGTGCTTTAGAAAGCTGGCGAGAGACCAGTAACCAAAACCATAATTTGCCCGGATACGGTTATACAGTCGATTAAGCATCATTAAAAACTCGTAACCGTGGTCGCCAATAAACTTTAGCCATCTGCTGCACCGCGTGACGCCATCGAACTGGTCGCCATGTATGACGAGAATACGTTTTGCATCTTGCGTAATATGAATTTTTTTATTCAGCAATTGAATGTTTTCAAAACGATTGTTGGCAAACCTACGCAAGAATTCGTCATGGTTACCAGTAATATAAAAGACAGGTGTTCCTTTTTTGGATAGTTTTAAAACACGTCGAACAAAACGGTTAAATTGTTTGTTCCAGTAGATCCCGGAACGCATTTTCCAGCCATCGATAATATCGCCGACCAAATATAGCTCGTTACAGGAATAGTGTTTCAAAAAGTTATTGAGTTGTTTCGCTTTGCAGTCTTTGGTGCCTAAATGAACATCAGAAATGAAAATTGTCCGAAAGTCGTTCACTGAAGGCGGTGTCGTTCCGCTTTCACTCTGACCGGCGCGTTTTGCTGAAATGTTTTTAACAATGGTATTGGTTAATTCGTGCATCCGCGTATTGTTAAAAGCTTCTATGAAACTCGTATTATGTATTTATTAAATTCCTGTGAAAGCAAAGTTATGTATACGAAATCAAGGAGTGATATTCGATTTATTTCTATGTGGAAGGTATTTGATTTGAAAGGTCATTTTGTTGCTGATTCGCGTTGAGGGTGGTCTATACTCAATGATACCGCAGTAGGTGTGGGGTTTATTAACGTACATTGCGGCTGGGAATAACGTAAATAATGCAGGGACTAGCCTAAATGCTGAACTAATTTGGTTTTGTATGAGCAAACTGCGAGCTGACTTTAGGGGCATCTCCTTATTTGAAGAGTCGCCCACGCAAAGGAAGAGTAGTCAACTCAGAAGCTTCTCTGTGTCCAATAACCGTGAGCTTCAAGAGTTGCTAGACGCTATGCACTCTGTGGTTCTTTATATGGACCGTTGGGGAGTTATAAAACACGGAAATCAAAAAGCAATCGAGCATTGGAGCCCTCTGGATGGTATAGAAGGTAAAAGTTTTCTTGAAATCGCTGTGCATTGGGATGACCCATCGGAAAGGCAGCGAGAAATCATGCAGGTGATTCGTACCGGGACACCGGCTTGGGGTGTTCGGGAGCGGGAAGTCAACCTCGGTGTCGAGCGCTGGTTTCAAGTTGATAAAGTACCGACAGCGGAGGACGATGGCAGGATCACCGGCGTCCTTTTATTGATGACCGATATTACCGAAAACGTTGTCAGAGAGCGGGCGTTGCGTGAAAGTGAATCCCGTTATCGAGCGTTTATTGCCAACAGTGCAGATGCTATTTGGCGTTACGATGTCTGCCCTCCTGTCGATACCCGTCTACCGCCGGAAGAACAAGCCGAACTGATTATAAAGCGCGCAATTCTTGTGGAGTGTAATGAACGGCTGGCACGGCTTTTCGATGCCTCACACATTAACGACCTGCTTGGACTTCCTATCCATCGAAATGGATCGCTCTCCACCAAAAAAGATATCCTGGTTTTTGTTCAGGGAGGATATCGTCTGGAAGACAGAGAGTTTACCCGTATAAATCGTCATGGCGAACGCAACTGTTTGCAGAGTTCAGCGACGGGCATTATTGAAAATGGTTTTCTGACTCGAGCTTGGGGGACCACGCGTGATATTACCGATCAAAAACGCTATATCGATCGGATGGAGTATCTGGCGACTCATGATTCCCTGACCACCTTACCTAACCGAACACTCTTATATCGACGTATTGATGAAGCGTTGGTGAATAGAAAAGAAAAACAAAAAATGGCCTTAATGCTAATTGACCTTGATCGCTTTAAAGAGATCAACGACACACTCGGTCATGCAGCAGGGGATAAAGTACTTAAATTACTCGGGCCCAGATTAGAAGCTGAGCTTGGCGATACGCCCGGTACGGTTGCCCGTCTTGGCGGAGATGAGTTCGCTATCTTTTTGCCCAACATTCGCAATACACAACAAGCGGCAGTGTTGGGTCATCGATTTCTTGATTGCATCTGCCAGATTTTTGAAGTTGAGGGGTACAGAACAGAAATTAGCGCCAGTATCGGAATTTCGTTGTGCCCGGATCAGGCCTGTGACGTCAGCACCATGATGAAATATGCTGATGTGGCGATGTACCAGGCTAAAACCACCATGAAGGGGGTGGCAATTTACGATTCCAGTTTTGACCCTCATTCACCCAAGCGTCTGGAATTAATGGGCGCTCTTGGTATTGCGATTCGTGAAGGACAATTACTTTTACATTTCCAACCGAAGATTAATTTGAAAAACCATCAAATCTACGGTTTTGAAGCGCTAGTAAGATGGAATCATCCTGAAATGGGGTTTGTTCCGCCGACAGATTTTGTTCCGATAGCCGAACGATCGAATTTAATTTATCCGCTGACCTTGTGGGTGTTGGAAAACAGTATCAAGCAATGTGCAAAATGGCGAAGCATGGGAATGGATATTTCGGTTGCGATGAATTTGTCTGCGCGAAATGTTACCGATGACCGATTGATTACCGATTTAGCCAAGCTGCTTCAGGAATATCGTCTTCCCGGCGAATATCTGGAAATGGAAATTACCGAAAGCACGTTGATGTCCGACCCCAATCGTGCGTTGATTCAACTACGAAGAATTAACGCTTTGGGTGTGGTATTAGCAATTGATGACTTCGGGACGGGCTATTCGTCATTGGCGTATTTAAAACGTTTGCCTGTTCAGAGTTTGAAGATAGATCGCTCGTTTATCTTCAACATGCTTTGTGATGAGCAGGACGAGATAATCGTTAACTCCACAGTAAACCTGGCGCATAATCTGGGTCTTAGCGTTGTGGCAGAAGGTGTGGAGTGTATGGAAACCTATGATCGTTTGGAAAAGCTATCATGTGATAGCGCTCAAGGGTATTACATTGCCCGTCCAATGAGCGAAAATGAAATTTGTGACTGGCTGGAAAGCTCAAGCTGGGAAATTCCCAAATTGGATATGCCCAACTAGTTGCCTTCCATATCCTTCTTCATATCTCTTGCGTCTTTTAAGCGTTGTTCGATTTTTGCGCGTGTGTATTTATCTGAATCCACCAGCTTAAGTGCATTTTTAAGTTGAATTTCCGCTTTGTCAGGCAAACCGTTCAGCATAAAGTATTCGGCTCTGGCGCGATGGACTTCCAGTATATCTCCTGCCAAGCCGTGTACTTCGGCAAGTAAGTACCACACATAGTCATCTTTGGGGCGGCGCTCAACATGTCTTTCTAACAATTGTTGGCACTGTTCATATTTACCTGCCTGCATATATATTTCTGCCAGAGAAACATTTAGCGGGTGATTGCGCGGGTAATCTTTGAGTAATGCCTCAAGAGGTTTGACCGCTTTTTGAAATTGTTCTTCCTCGGACCAGAGTTTGGACTGGGCGATAATGTAAAAAAAGTTCTTCGAATCGCCTTTTAGTAATTCTGTCAGCAGTTCTTGCGCTTTGGCGAATTCCCTTGTGCGGGTGTAGGCGAGTGCAAGACCATACTTTGCTGGTTCAACGGGAGTGACTTTGCTTTCCAGCATCGACTCAAAAATACGCACGGCTTTATGCGGGTTATGCTCGTGCAATAAATTGGTGCGGGCTTTTAATAAAAGGTACTCTAGGCTGGCAAACTGGGGTTGGGTTTGGTACTTCTGTGCGCGCAGTTTTGAATCTGTAACACGGGATTCTGTTACCGGGTGAGTTAACAGAAACTCGGGGGGACGGCGCTGATAGCGAGTGATTTTTAACATCTCTTCGAACATGTCTGGCATGGCAGAAGGGTCTGCACCAGAGCGAACTAAGGTTTCCATTCCAACACGATCCGCTTCTCTTTCCATTTGTCGACTAAAACTTAGTTGGTTGCTCATCGCCGCGGCTTGGGTTGCGGAAATGGCAGCAATACCCGCGTCACCGCCTGCGGTAGCAGAAAGAAGAATACTGGCGATAATGGCGGCAAGCGTGGGGATTTGCGCGTCTTTTTGTGCTTCTAATCGGCGAGAGTAATGTCGTTGACTTAAGTGGGCCAATTCGTGAGCCAGTACGGACGAAAACTGATACTGGTTTTCTGCATACTTAAACAACCCTGTGTGCACACCGATAACGCCTCCCGGTACAGCGAATGCGTTAATTGCCGGGTTTTCGATAACCAGAACATCAAGACGTTTGTCTTCCAGCGCACTATAACGGGCGAGATTTAGAATGGTTTGTTCAACATAGTCCTGCAAAAAAGGGTCGGTCGATGTGGGAATGTGTGACCGGTATACCCGTAACCATTTTTGCCCCAACTCGTATTCTTGAGCCAGGGTGAGCATGCCTCCGCCAGATTGCCCAAGGTCCGGTAATTCAACTTCCGTGGAACTGCTGACCGGTAGGGATAATAGGGTGAAAACTGGCAATAGCCAAAGTATGAAGAACCGTATTGAATGTCCCAATTTAAATCTCGATTAAATAGTTTTTATCTTGCCAGTTATAGCTTCTCAAGAGCGTAAGTGTAATGCACTATACTGCCTGCGCAAACCGCTTCGCTGCGGCTTGCCGTTATGTGTGTTAGATTGCGCAGCCGGCATGAGGTTCCCGTTATGCCCGTAGAAGAAAAGACTGGAGATGTTATTGCGATGGCGTGATTGCCATGTAGCAGGACGCAATGGGAAAGTTGGCTAGGCAGAGGGGGTGACAACGCAGAAAGCGAATCATTCTTTTATCAAAGCAGTGTCCTGCTTTTCTGCAGGCTGGTTAATAATCAAACGGTTTCGTCTTATACGAAGGTGAATAGTCTGTGATTCATATTATACAACGTTGGGTTGATCGCTATTTTGCTGATGAAGAAGCGGTATTAGTTGCGGTAATGCTCATCGCTGGTCTTGCTGTGGTATTGAGCATGGGGGTGGTATTGGCGCCCATGATCGCGGCATTAATTATTGCTTTTCTCATGCAGGGGTTGGTACAGCGGCTGGAATCCTGGGGCTGTGGCCACCTGTTGGCGGTGTCGATTGCGTTTCTCGTTCTGGCTGGCAGCATTGTTGTCGCTTTAATTTATATTCTTCCCGCGATATGGCGACAACTGCTGAACCTGTTTGCCGAAGCTCCCCGAATGCTTATGGAAGGTCAGTCTGTGCTGTTGCTGTTACCGGAAAAGTACCCCGGTCTGATTACAGAAGCGCAGGTGAAAGGATTGATTGGTGGCTTAAGAGCGGATCTGGGCCATGTGGGGCAATCAGTTGTTTCGTTTTCTTTGGCTCAACTCCCAATTTTGGTTGCGGTATTAATATACGTTGTACTTGTGCCTATCCTGGTATTTTTCTTTTTAAAAGATGGCAAGGAAATGATTGCCTGGCTGACCAGCGTTTTACCCAGAGAACGTCCTGTGATGCGTAAAATCTGGCGGGAAATGAACGAACAAATCGCCAATTATGTTCGTGGTAAGGTGGTGGAAATTTTCATCGTTGCGGTGGTGACCAGCATTGCCTTTAGCTTTCTGGGGTTGAACTATGCCTTGCTGTTGGGGGTTGCCGTGGGGATGTCGGTGTTAATCCCCTATATCGGTGCGGCGGTGGTTACCTTGCCAGTTGCCATTATTGCGTTTTTTCAATGGGGCTGGTCGACAGATCTGATGTACGTGATGATCGCGTATGGTGTTATCCAAGCCATTGATGGCAACATTCTGGTTCCGTTGCTTTTTTCTGAAGCGGTAAAAATGCACCCTGTGGTGATTGTGCTCGCGGTTCTGGTCTTTGGCGGTCTTTGGGGGTTTTGGGGGGTGTTCTTCGCAATTCCTTTGGCGACGTTGTGTAAGGCCATTATGAATGCCTGGCCAACTAAACATAAGCAGGAGACGGCTGAAACTTCCCCGGTGTAAGCCTTGTCTTAGTAGCGTTTCGTGAGTGGCCTTCGCAAAAGTGGAGGCTTTCTTCTAACCAGAATAGAGTTTTTATGTTGCGTCTTTCCCGTCATAGTCGTTTGTTCTTTACCCTTCTAATTCTTATTTGTTCCTGCGGGAATATGGCTTACGGGGTTGAGAATAAACAATCCTCCACCCTGGATATTGTTACACCCGTTAGCGATCAGCGTGAATACCAATATCTGGAGCTGGAAAACGGATTGCGGGTGTTCATTATTTCAGACTCAGAAGCAGAACGCTCCGCGGCGGCGCTGGATGTGAATGTCGGCAGTGGCAATGACCCCGCAGACCGTATGGGGCTTGCCCACTTTTTAGAACACATGCTTTTTCTTGGCACCAAAAAATATCCATCATCGTCCGAGTTTCAGGATTTTGTTACCGGGCACGGCGGACAGCATAATGCCTACACCAGCCTGGAGCATACCGCCTATGTTTTTGATATCGAAAATTCGGCGTTTGCACAGGGGCTGGATCGCTTTGCCCAGTTTTTCATTTCCCCGTTATTTGATCAAACCTATATTGAGCGTGAAAGAAACGCGGTTCACTCAGAGTTCCGATCAAAATATCGTAACGAGGGGCGGAGGCAAATGGATGTGTTGCGCACCGTCCTCGATTCCAGCCACCCCCTTGCCAAGTTTTCTACCGGCAATCTGGATACGCTTAACGTAGATTCACCCAGGCCACTTTACGATGACCTGGTCCGTTTTTATAAAGAGCATTATTCTGCAGACAACATGTCGCTTGTACTGGTGAGTAACCAATCGGTTGCAGCACTAGCGGCATTGAGTCAGGAGCTTTTTGGCGATGTGCCAAAACGCCAAGTGAAAAACACCATAACCAGCTCTGCCGAATTTATTGCTAAGGATCGCCTGCCAGCAGAAATCCAGATTCAACCCCTGACAGAATCACGCACCCTAAGTTTGCTATTTCCTGTTCCGCCCACAGTGGAGTATTACCGGGAAAAACCCTTGTCGTATCTTGGTTTCTTCCTGGGGCATGAAGGTAAGGGGAGCCTGCTTTCTGCACTTAAAACCCACAATTGGGTGACGGCTCTTAGTGCAGGAGCCGGAATGGATTGGCCCGGTGGAGAGTTATTTTCAGTACAGATGGAATTAACGGAAGAAGGGGTCAAGCACATCGCGGATATTGAAGCGTTATTTTTTGAATATACCGCGCTGTTAAAGAACAAGGGAATCGCCAAGTGGCGGTTCGAAGAAATGAAAAAGTCCGGGCAGATGAATTTCCAGTACGCGGATAAAATCTCGGCCTATCGCGAAGCCATGTATTACTCCCGAAGTATGCATGACGTTCCCATTCGGGATATTTTTTCTTCGTTGTACCTGTTTGAAAACTATGACGAGAAATTGATTCGTCGTTACTTGTCTTACCTGTCACCGCGCAACTTAGTGAGAAAAATTGTTGCACCCGGTGTGGAATCGGAACAGGTGAGTCCGTTTTACCAAACGCCCTATGTTTTTATGGAAAACGTTGCGGTGAAAGCGGCCTGTCAATCTGACGTCTGCAACAGCCTGAAGCAAAGTTTGGCGTTGCCAGAACCCAACAGCTATTTACCAGAAAACTTTACCTTGCAGGGTAAGACAGAACAAAAACAACCGATTCTTATTGATCAGGCCGATGCCTACAAGGTGTGGTATGCCCCGGATAATGAATTTGAACTGCCGGTTGCTTATGTGAAAGCCCGTTTTAAATTGCCGGATGTTGCCTCCAGTGCCGAAGGTTACATTGCCGCCAAAATTGCACTCGAGTTGCTGAAAGAATCGATGAATGAAACTGCCTATGCGGCATCGATGGGAGGCTTGAGCTACCAACTAAAAACCAACAGCCGTGGAATTGATTTGAATTTTTCGGGCTACGATGACTCTCTGGACAAATTAGTCTTGGATGTGGCCAGCGACATTCGCAAATACCGGAAAAACAAGAAGTATCGTAAGGCGTTAAACAAAAAATATTTTGAACAAATTCGAAACGACTTTATTCGAGAACACAAAAATAAAAAGCTGGCGACACCCTATCATCAGTTGTTAACCGAAATGCCCGCGGTGTTATACCACCCTTATTGGTCGTGGGAAGAGGAAAATACAGCGCTGGAAAATATCACCTTCGACAGTTTTTCCCGTTACAGCGAGAGGCTTCTGGATACGGCGCAAGCTGAAGTCTTTATTTATGGTAACTGGACCTCGGTTGAAGCCAGAGCCGTATCCCGCCCGGTATTAAAAATCATAAAAAGTTTCGACGGTGTTTTTGGCGTTAAGCGTGCCAAGTCACCGGTTATTGCCGAAGGGGTAGTGGTTAACCTACCGCAAACCGATACAATTCCAACCGTTGAAGTGCCGGTGAATCACCAGGACAAAGCGGTTGTGGCATATTACCAGGGGCCGGACGACACCTTGGCGACGCAAGCGCGAATGAGGTTGTTGGGGCAAAGCATTGAGACGTTGTTCTACCATCGTTTGAGAACCGAACAGCAGCTTGGTTATATTGTGAATGCCTCGTTCTATCCGATCCGGGAGGTTCCCGCTATAGTCGCGTTGGTTCAGTCCCCAAGTGTCGAGCCGGAGAAAATTCTGGAGCACATTCACCAGTTTTTTATTGATTCCGAGAGCCAGGTGTTTGCGCAGTTGGAGCGGGACAAGCAGGCCTTGATCAATATATTGACGGAAAAAGCTCAGGGGCAGGCAGAGCAGGTAAACCAATGGTGGACGAGCATTCTGGTCGACGACCTGACCTTTGATGAATACCAGCGCATGGCCGACCTGGTCAGGGGATTCACCCTGGAAGATATGAAGACTTTCTACCGCTCAGTATTTGTCGAGTCCGCCAAGCCATTAGTGGTTTTGACTCCAATTTCTGCTCAGTCGGCCTTGCCGCTGAGGAAAGTAGAGGATTATGAGGCCTTCCGGGCAAAGCAAAAGGCCTACGTCTACCCTTAAAGTGGTTGGCAATAATGCTGGAATGAGACATGTTTTACGCCACAGGGTAACACTGTGTTTCTCCGTGGCAGAGCCTGGTAACTGGGGCGCAGGCCTTGATTTTGCTGCGCTGCAGCTAAAGAGGCGCTGGATATATCTGTTTTAGGTGTGTAGAATCGTGACACTTTTTGTGTTCGATTGACCTGGCTCATTGAACATTTGGGCGAGGTATTTTCTGTAAATGCCGTACTGGTCAATCGCGACAAAAAGCACTCGCTGATTTGTCTTCAGTACATTCTTTACAGAAATCTTTGATCAAGACACTTTCTAAACACATGTTATTTAGCTGCTTCAAAAGAGCAGTTGATTGATACAGTTTTTTCTAGACTATTTACGCCGCAAACACAAAAGCGGTCATCGAGGAGGCTTTAATGCTTGAGGATACCGATGCTCTCGAAACCCAGGAGTGGTTGGATGCACTTGAGTCTGTCATTAAGCACAATGGCTCAGAGCGCGCAGCTTACCTGTTGTCTCAGCTTGCTAACAAGGCAACACAAACTGGGGTGAGACTACCCTCCGCCATCACTACACCTTATGTGAATACAATCCCTGCTAGCGACGAAAAACGTCACCCAGGGGATTTATTCATGGAGCGGAAAATCCGTTCCCTGGTACGTTGGAATGCTATGGCAATGGTCATGCGCGCCAACGACAATGAAGATGCGCTTGGTGGGCACATCTCGACATTCTCCTCGGCGGCAACATTATATGAAGTGGGTTTCAACCACTTCTTCCGGGCCAACAACGGCGACCAGCTAGGTGACCTGGTTTTCTTCCAGGGCCACAGTGCTCCCGGTATCTACGCCCGTTCCTATGTTGAAGGTCGTTTATCCGAAGAGCAATTGGATAACTTCCGTCGCGAAGTGGACGGCAACGGTCTTTCTTCTTACCCACACCCCTGGTTGATGCCGGATTACTGGCAGTTCCCAACCGTATCCATGGGCTTGGGGCCAATCCAGGCAATCTATCAAGCACACGTTATGCGTTATATGTCCGCGCGCGGTTTATCGCCACGTGGCGACCGTCGTGTTTGGGCCTTCCTGGGCGATGGTGAAACGGACGAGCCGGAATCCTTAGGTGCGATTTCCATGGCCGGTCGCGAACAGTTGGAAAACCTGACTTTCGTCATCAACTGTAACCTTCAGCGTCTTGATGGCCCTGTGCGTGGTAACGGTAAAATCATGCAGGAGCTGGAAGGCGTTTTCCGCGGTGCAGGTTGGAACGTCATCAAGCTTGTCTGGGGTGACCAATGGGATCGCCTGCTGGAAAAAGACACTACTGGTTTGTTGCAAAAGCGCATGAACGAAGTAGTCGACGGCGAACTGCAAAACTACAAAGCCAATGGCGGTGCTTACACACGTAAACACTTCTTCGGCAAATACCCAGAGTTGCTGGAACTGGTGAAAGACCTGTCTGACGATGACATTATGAAGCTCAATCGTGGCGGTCATGATCCTCAGAAAGTTTACGCAGCCTACGCTGAAGCGGCGGCCCATAAAGGTCAGCCTTCAGTCATTCTGGTTCAGACAGTAAAAGGTTACGGTCTGGGTGCAGCGGGCGAGTCAGCCAACATCACCCACTCGGTGAAGAAGCTGGATATTGAAAGCCTGAAAAAATTCCGCGACCGTTTTGCGATTCCGGTATCCGACGATGATCTGAAAAATGTGCCTTACTATCGTCCAGCACCCGACTCGCCAGAAATGGTCTACATGCGTAAGCGTCGTGAAGAGTTAGGCGGTTACCTGCCAGCGCGTCAGGCAGACTTTGATGCCTTGAATATTCCTTCCCTGGATACCTTTAAAGGCCTGCTTAAGTCTACCGGCGATCGTGAAATATCAACGACAATGGCGTTTGTTCGCTACCTATCGACTCTGGCCAAAGACAAAAATATAGGCAAACAAGTTGTGCCTATCGTGCCAGACGAGGCGCGTACCTTTGGTATGGAAGGCATGTTCCGTCAGTTGGGCATCTACTCTTCAGCGGGTCAAAAATACACACCACATGATCACGATCAGATCATGTACTACAAAGAAGACAAAAAAGGCCAGATTCTGGAAGAAGGCATCAACGAAGCCGGTGCAATGTCTGCCTGGATTGCCTGTGGTATTTCCTACAGCACATACAATATCCCGCTTGTGCCTTTCTATGTGTATTACTCCATGTTTGGCTTCCAGCGTATTGGTGACCTGGCCTGGTTGGCCGGTGATATCCAGGCGCGTGGCTTCATGATTGGTGCAACTTCAGGTCGTACCACATTGAACGGTGAAGGCTTGCAGCATCAGGATGGTCACAGTCACTTGATGGCAAATACCATTCCAAACTGCCGATCTTACGATCCAACCTATGCCTATGAGTTGGCGGTGATCATCACCGACGGTATGAAGCGCATGTTTGTTGAAAAACAAAACTGCTTCTACTACATCACGACCATGAATGAAAACTACAGCCACCCAGACATGCCGCTAGGCGCTGAGGAAGGCATTATCCGTGGTATTTACAAGCTCAAAGACGGCAAGAAAAACGTTAAGAAGAAAAAAGTACAACTTATGGGTTGTGGCTCAATTCTTCGTGAAGTGGAAGCGGCAGCAGAATTACTCCGTGAAGACTGGGGCGTGGAATCCGATATCTGGAGTGTGACCAGCGTGAACGAACTTACGCGCGACGGTCAGGCCGCAGAGCGTTGGAACCTTCTTCACCCGGAAGCAGAACCGCGTAAGCCGTATCTGACTCAGCAGTTGGAAGGTGCCGATGGCCCATTCGTTATTTCGACTGACTACATGAAAGCCTACGGTGAACAATTGCGCCGGTTTGTTCCTGGTTCCTACACGGTATTGGGTACCGATGGCTTTGGTCGCAGTGATAGCCGCGCCAAATTGCGTCACTTCTTCGAAGTGGATCGTCACTATGTGGTGATTGCCGCGCTAAATGCGCTGGCCGAAGAAGGCAGCATGAAGAAAGCCGACGTTGTTGAAGCCATCAAAAAATATGGCATCAACCCCGAAAAAATTGATCCGATGACTTGCTAATAGGAGCGTTAATCAGTGGCTAAAGAAATTATTAAAGTACCTGATATTGGCGGTTCCGAAAACGTCGACGTTATTGAAGTCAGCGTTGCGCCAGGTGACGTGATTGCTGTGGAAGACACGCTGGTTGTCCTGGAATCCGATAAAGCGTCTATGGATGTTCCCTCACCGAAAGCCGGTAAAGTGATTTCCGTGTTGCTTAAAGAAGGGGATACCTGTTCCGAAGGTGATGCGCTGATTGAACTGGAAACCGAAGGCGCTGGCGAAGCGGAAAGTGAGCCAGCACAAGCGCCTGCCCCTGCGGCAGAAGCGCCCAAGGCTGAGCCTGAAGTCGCACCGGCACCCGCCGCACAATCCGGTGGTAAACTGGTGGTTCCGGTTCCAGACCTTGGTGGTGACTCCAGTGCAGACGTGATTGAAATCTGTGTTGCAGTCGGCGATGACATCGAAGAGGGGGATTCCCTCATCGTATTGGAGAGCGATAAAGCCTCCATGGAAG includes:
- a CDS encoding ion transporter; translation: MNDQTHKEKIYTIIFGTTTPAGKYFDITLIACILISMLVLMLDSVQALASEYHYFLRIAEWFFTILFTLEYMLRIYCSPKPWRYVTSFYGFIDLISVLPSYLSLFFSGANYLLMIRLFRVLRVFRVFKLFRYLSEANVLIRSLGMARRKILVFFISVLVLSTVFGSLMYIVEGGQNGFSSIPKSIYWTIVTITTVGYGDITPHTVLGQFIASLAMLTGYSIIAIPTGILTAELSQEIQRERNNKACGICDRYGHDVDAHFCKYCGGKIPD
- a CDS encoding UDP-2,3-diacylglucosamine diphosphatase translates to MHELTNTIVKNISAKRAGQSESGTTPPSVNDFRTIFISDVHLGTKDCKAKQLNNFLKHYSCNELYLVGDIIDGWKMRSGIYWNKQFNRFVRRVLKLSKKGTPVFYITGNHDEFLRRFANNRFENIQLLNKKIHITQDAKRILVIHGDQFDGVTRCSRWLKFIGDHGYEFLMMLNRLYNRIRANYGFGYWSLASFLKHNIKRAKQYIHDYEDAVTLAVKKQNFDGVICGHIHHAAIKDSEGFQYLNTGDWVESCTAIVEEHSGEFRLIHWLTDPNNTAVEPHKAAKIKAPSPALA
- a CDS encoding putative bifunctional diguanylate cyclase/phosphodiesterase → MSNNRELQELLDAMHSVVLYMDRWGVIKHGNQKAIEHWSPLDGIEGKSFLEIAVHWDDPSERQREIMQVIRTGTPAWGVREREVNLGVERWFQVDKVPTAEDDGRITGVLLLMTDITENVVRERALRESESRYRAFIANSADAIWRYDVCPPVDTRLPPEEQAELIIKRAILVECNERLARLFDASHINDLLGLPIHRNGSLSTKKDILVFVQGGYRLEDREFTRINRHGERNCLQSSATGIIENGFLTRAWGTTRDITDQKRYIDRMEYLATHDSLTTLPNRTLLYRRIDEALVNRKEKQKMALMLIDLDRFKEINDTLGHAAGDKVLKLLGPRLEAELGDTPGTVARLGGDEFAIFLPNIRNTQQAAVLGHRFLDCICQIFEVEGYRTEISASIGISLCPDQACDVSTMMKYADVAMYQAKTTMKGVAIYDSSFDPHSPKRLELMGALGIAIREGQLLLHFQPKINLKNHQIYGFEALVRWNHPEMGFVPPTDFVPIAERSNLIYPLTLWVLENSIKQCAKWRSMGMDISVAMNLSARNVTDDRLITDLAKLLQEYRLPGEYLEMEITESTLMSDPNRALIQLRRINALGVVLAIDDFGTGYSSLAYLKRLPVQSLKIDRSFIFNMLCDEQDEIIVNSTVNLAHNLGLSVVAEGVECMETYDRLEKLSCDSAQGYYIARPMSENEICDWLESSSWEIPKLDMPN
- a CDS encoding M48 family metalloprotease, with product MGHSIRFFILWLLPVFTLLSLPVSSSTEVELPDLGQSGGGMLTLAQEYELGQKWLRVYRSHIPTSTDPFLQDYVEQTILNLARYSALEDKRLDVLVIENPAINAFAVPGGVIGVHTGLFKYAENQYQFSSVLAHELAHLSQRHYSRRLEAQKDAQIPTLAAIIASILLSATAGGDAGIAAISATQAAAMSNQLSFSRQMEREADRVGMETLVRSGADPSAMPDMFEEMLKITRYQRRPPEFLLTHPVTESRVTDSKLRAQKYQTQPQFASLEYLLLKARTNLLHEHNPHKAVRIFESMLESKVTPVEPAKYGLALAYTRTREFAKAQELLTELLKGDSKNFFYIIAQSKLWSEEEQFQKAVKPLEALLKDYPRNHPLNVSLAEIYMQAGKYEQCQQLLERHVERRPKDDYVWYLLAEVHGLAGDILEVHRARAEYFMLNGLPDKAEIQLKNALKLVDSDKYTRAKIEQRLKDARDMKKDMEGN
- a CDS encoding AI-2E family transporter yields the protein MIHIIQRWVDRYFADEEAVLVAVMLIAGLAVVLSMGVVLAPMIAALIIAFLMQGLVQRLESWGCGHLLAVSIAFLVLAGSIVVALIYILPAIWRQLLNLFAEAPRMLMEGQSVLLLLPEKYPGLITEAQVKGLIGGLRADLGHVGQSVVSFSLAQLPILVAVLIYVVLVPILVFFFLKDGKEMIAWLTSVLPRERPVMRKIWREMNEQIANYVRGKVVEIFIVAVVTSIAFSFLGLNYALLLGVAVGMSVLIPYIGAAVVTLPVAIIAFFQWGWSTDLMYVMIAYGVIQAIDGNILVPLLFSEAVKMHPVVIVLAVLVFGGLWGFWGVFFAIPLATLCKAIMNAWPTKHKQETAETSPV